The following are encoded together in the Corynebacterium jeikeium genome:
- the prfB gene encoding peptide chain release factor 2 has product MQPEVSADLSDLDGTLTTIEKVLDLDELGDRARELEEKSADPSLWDDPDHAQQVTSELSRVQSKLKKVKGLRQRLDDLPVLYDMAEEEAGDDPDAAQEAVQLADTEREELRQEIESLEVTTMLSGEYDEREAVLNIRSAAGGVDAADWAEMLLRMYTRWAEKAGHKVEVYDISYAEEAGIKSATIVIHGEYMYGTLSVEQGTHRLVRISPFDNQGRRQTSFAEVEVLPVVEQTDHIDIDENDVRVDVYRSSGPGGQSVNTTDSAVRLTHVPTGIVVTCQNEKSQIQNKASAMRVLQAKLLERKRQEEQAEMDALKGDGSNSWGNQMRNYVLHPYQMVKDLRTNVEVNDPSKVLDGDLDGFLEAGIRWRMAQQQEAQA; this is encoded by the coding sequence ATGCAACCGGAAGTTTCTGCAGACCTAAGCGACCTGGACGGCACCCTAACCACGATCGAGAAGGTGCTGGATCTCGACGAGCTGGGCGACCGCGCCCGCGAACTGGAGGAAAAGTCCGCCGACCCGTCCCTGTGGGACGACCCGGACCACGCGCAGCAGGTCACTTCCGAACTCTCCCGAGTGCAGTCAAAATTGAAGAAAGTCAAGGGGTTACGCCAACGCCTGGATGACCTTCCGGTGCTCTACGACATGGCTGAGGAGGAAGCCGGGGACGATCCGGACGCGGCTCAGGAAGCGGTGCAGCTGGCCGACACGGAACGGGAGGAGCTGCGCCAGGAGATCGAATCGCTCGAGGTCACGACGATGCTGTCGGGGGAGTACGACGAGCGTGAGGCAGTGCTGAACATCCGCAGTGCGGCCGGCGGCGTGGATGCCGCCGACTGGGCAGAAATGCTGCTGCGCATGTACACCCGCTGGGCCGAAAAGGCCGGGCACAAGGTGGAGGTCTACGACATCTCCTACGCCGAGGAAGCCGGCATTAAGTCCGCGACCATCGTCATCCACGGCGAATACATGTACGGCACCCTCTCCGTGGAGCAGGGAACCCACCGCCTGGTGCGCATTTCCCCCTTCGACAACCAGGGCCGCCGCCAGACTTCGTTTGCCGAGGTGGAGGTGCTGCCAGTGGTGGAGCAGACCGACCACATCGACATTGACGAAAACGACGTACGAGTGGACGTCTACCGCTCCTCTGGCCCCGGCGGGCAGTCGGTGAACACCACCGACTCAGCGGTGCGCCTAACCCACGTGCCCACCGGCATTGTGGTGACATGCCAGAACGAAAAATCGCAGATTCAGAACAAGGCATCCGCTATGCGGGTGCTGCAGGCGAAGCTGCTGGAGCGTAAGCGTCAAGAAGAGCAGGCCGAAATGGATGCGCTGAAGGGCGACGGCTCGAACTCCTGGGGTAACCAGATGCGCAACTATGTGCTGCACCCGTACCAGATGGTGAAGGACCTACGCACGAACGTCGAGGTCAACGACCCCAGTAAGGTGCTGGATGGTGACCTCGACGGCTTCCTGGAGGCCGGCATCCGCTGGCGCATGGCGCAGCAGCAGGAAGCACAGGCCTAG
- a CDS encoding AbgT family transporter, which produces MSDTQTKEETTKSNQPGGFLGFIEKVGNKLPDPFWLFVILGGLVLVSSFIFNRIGLSATNPENGEKVEIVNLLSSDGLKEILSGVVDNYVTFPPLGLIITVMLGVAVAEHSGLISAVVRATVSRVGPTLLTFVVALAGVTGSVASDAVYVILIPLGAVSFRAVGRSPIVGAMVAFAASSAGFNSSLVLNITDVLLGGISTSAAHIVDDKYFVSPLANYFFVAVSAVVLALIITVLTEAYMNKRTQELVDHDEIDYSEVTFNTGRDGDDELAGDVPQEKITAALRLERDEARALGITAFVAIIMTGIYFALLFVPGSPLQGENGEVMSSPLITAVAVPIGAAFLILGLVYGLGIKSITKASDVPEFMARGLKTLLPMMVLFFAVSQFLAWFKASNLGAWTAIKGAELLQKADLPPLLLFGAFVILVALVNLFITSGSAQWALMAPIVVPMFMYVGFSPEVTQMLFRIGDSPSNIITPMSPYFALALTFLQRYYKKAGIGTLMSLALPYSIAMLVGWFLFFALWWMIGLPLGPGTPMDYPAP; this is translated from the coding sequence TTGAGCGATACGCAGACAAAAGAAGAAACTACAAAGAGCAATCAGCCCGGGGGCTTCCTCGGATTCATCGAGAAAGTCGGCAACAAACTTCCCGACCCGTTCTGGCTATTCGTCATCCTCGGCGGGCTAGTCCTTGTCTCCAGTTTCATTTTCAACAGGATTGGCCTCAGCGCCACGAACCCAGAAAACGGCGAGAAGGTAGAGATCGTCAACCTGCTGAGTTCTGATGGGCTCAAGGAGATCCTTTCCGGCGTGGTGGACAACTACGTCACCTTCCCACCGCTGGGCTTGATTATTACGGTCATGCTGGGCGTGGCCGTGGCCGAGCATTCTGGCCTAATCAGCGCGGTAGTGCGCGCAACGGTCTCTAGAGTCGGGCCGACACTTCTGACCTTTGTTGTGGCTCTGGCAGGTGTGACGGGCTCCGTAGCCTCTGACGCTGTGTACGTGATCCTCATTCCGCTAGGCGCAGTGTCCTTCCGCGCAGTGGGTCGCTCCCCGATCGTTGGCGCAATGGTGGCCTTTGCCGCATCCTCAGCCGGGTTTAACTCCTCGCTAGTCCTGAACATCACCGACGTGCTGTTGGGTGGCATTTCCACCTCGGCGGCCCACATCGTCGACGATAAATACTTCGTCTCGCCGCTAGCCAACTACTTCTTCGTAGCCGTCAGCGCGGTCGTGTTGGCGCTGATCATCACGGTATTGACGGAAGCGTACATGAACAAGCGCACCCAGGAGTTGGTGGACCACGACGAGATCGACTACTCGGAGGTCACCTTCAACACCGGCCGCGACGGCGATGACGAGCTCGCTGGAGACGTACCGCAGGAAAAGATCACCGCCGCATTGAGGCTCGAGCGCGACGAGGCACGCGCACTGGGGATCACCGCTTTCGTCGCCATAATCATGACGGGCATCTACTTTGCATTGCTGTTTGTTCCGGGTTCGCCGCTCCAAGGCGAGAACGGCGAGGTGATGTCCAGCCCCCTGATCACCGCGGTGGCCGTGCCCATTGGCGCTGCCTTCCTGATCCTCGGCCTGGTCTACGGTCTGGGCATTAAGTCCATTACAAAGGCCAGCGACGTTCCGGAATTCATGGCACGCGGGTTGAAGACCCTGCTGCCGATGATGGTGCTGTTTTTCGCAGTCTCCCAGTTCCTGGCCTGGTTCAAGGCATCCAACTTGGGCGCCTGGACCGCCATTAAGGGCGCAGAGCTGCTGCAGAAGGCCGATCTACCACCGCTGCTGCTCTTCGGCGCCTTTGTGATCCTGGTAGCGCTGGTGAACCTCTTCATTACTTCTGGCTCCGCCCAGTGGGCGCTTATGGCGCCGATCGTCGTACCGATGTTCATGTACGTCGGGTTCTCCCCCGAGGTCACCCAGATGCTGTTCCGTATCGGCGACTCTCCTTCGAACATCATCACCCCGATGAGCCCGTACTTCGCCCTGGCCCTGACCTTCTTGCAGCGCTACTACAAGAAGGCGGGCATCGGAACGCTAATGTCCCTGGCGCTGCCATACTCCATCGCCATGCTGGTCGGCTGGTTCCTGTTCTTCGCACTCTGGTGGATGATCGGATTGCCGCTCGGCCCCGGTACGCCGATGGACTACCCGGCGCCGTAG
- the smpB gene encoding SsrA-binding protein SmpB has protein sequence MAAKKSTPTDSGKSKGKKNKAQKGTGQKGTGQIVVATNRKARHDYHIIDTYECGVVLVGTEVKSLREGKASLVDAYATIDEGEVWLRGLHIPEYSMGHWTNHSPRRTRKLLLHRREIDSLMGKVRDGNNTLVPLQLYFVAGKLKVELALARGKQEYDKRQDIKRRTEEREITREMGRRIKGIQG, from the coding sequence ATGGCAGCAAAAAAGAGCACTCCCACCGATTCGGGGAAATCGAAGGGGAAAAAGAACAAGGCCCAGAAGGGCACAGGTCAGAAGGGGACTGGCCAGATCGTCGTTGCCACCAACCGCAAGGCGCGCCACGATTACCACATCATCGATACCTACGAGTGCGGTGTGGTGCTGGTGGGTACGGAAGTTAAATCTTTGCGGGAGGGCAAGGCTTCTCTTGTTGACGCCTACGCCACCATTGATGAAGGCGAGGTCTGGCTGCGCGGACTTCATATCCCGGAGTACTCCATGGGGCACTGGACGAACCACAGCCCCCGCCGTACCCGCAAGCTGCTGTTGCACCGCCGGGAGATCGACTCGCTTATGGGCAAGGTACGCGACGGAAACAACACTTTGGTTCCGCTGCAGCTGTACTTCGTTGCCGGCAAGTTGAAGGTCGAGCTGGCGCTGGCGCGCGGTAAGCAGGAATACGACAAGCGCCAGGACATCAAACGCCGTACAGAAGAGCGTGAGATCACGCGCGAGATGGGTCGGCGAATCAAGGGGATCCAGGGCTAG
- a CDS encoding bifunctional proline dehydrogenase/L-glutamate gamma-semialdehyde dehydrogenase: MNSQANTPLPNSSDVEAVVTKAIHRAEQWLEVEETSASTKQLADMVHDPDGVEFTFAFVDRVARPEDNHVSAKEFAKIANPFKRTEPVPGFMSLVDSILVTAGSIAAPLLPNIVMPIARSYLRATVGHLVLDAESKALDRMLDDYRDKGFQLNLNLLGEAVLGEAEAQRRLDNTLDLLKNPRVDYVSVKASSVVSQLNHWDFEGSIERLKDRLRPLYRQAMKRDPHPFINLDMEEYKDLHLTIKLFTELLDEEEFQSLEAGIVLQAYLPDTFDALQELAEFAAQRRAKGGAKIKVRLVKGANLSMERVDSEVHDWPQAPYLTKAEVDANYIRLLDWVLQPEHADNLRIGVASHNLYHLALAHELSVVRNVEHQLDVEMLQGMSPAQSEAVRDVAGNMILYTPVVKKEDFDVAISYLVRRLEENGAKQNFLYALFTPEDDETDVTGMTPMQGQELRFRNSVRDRWETFAGSRRTQNRLKEEAEKKGCQSDGLPGNFVNEPDTDPTLPANREWALKIVDPSSDPGPAQTPEVTDPAVIDAAVARCREASAQWSQKTGAERAELLDQAAHALANNRSKLISAAVFEAGKTVAETDPEVSEAIDFARYYAESARQLDHVRGSVFTPYKSVVVTPPWNFPIAIPLGGVFAALAAGSCVIIKPAPQVLRIAEVFMEILREAGISEDLVQLVNADEAEAGKRLVSHPDVESVILTGASETAKLFRGWKPRMVINAETSGKNAIIVTPAADPDLAVADIFKSAYGHAGQKCSAASLIITVGSIGKSKRFINQLVDAVRSMKVGPGSDISTFMNGVIEEPGDKLLRGLTELDKGEKWLVKPRKLNDEGTLWSPGLRDNVKPGSWFHTHECFGPVAGIMHAETLDEAIEWQNSTGFGLTGGIHTIDVDETAYWRERVEVGNAYVERGITGAIVQRQSFGGWKNSALGSGAKAGGPNYVAQQGVWTEGDLSELAAGTLPTHITQLLREIRGLGSPALSKDDHVWLRRAAESDAYAMSTEFGVEHDKTALVVESNVFRYKPLLEPLRVRVSEGANPRDLLRLKLASAATGTELDISANPEVAREWGELGEQMRTSSDRDFAEEIAIAQSVRVRSLGEAPDEFYEAAAKSGSVILDQDVLPDGRRELLPLLLEQAISTTEHRFGYIHGLTP; this comes from the coding sequence TTGAACAGCCAGGCTAATACTCCTTTACCAAATAGCTCCGATGTCGAAGCGGTGGTCACCAAGGCCATCCACCGTGCCGAACAGTGGCTGGAGGTCGAAGAAACCTCCGCCTCCACGAAGCAACTGGCAGACATGGTGCATGATCCCGACGGTGTGGAATTCACCTTCGCTTTCGTCGACCGCGTGGCCCGCCCCGAGGACAACCACGTTTCGGCCAAGGAATTCGCCAAGATCGCCAACCCGTTTAAGCGCACCGAGCCGGTGCCGGGGTTCATGAGCTTGGTCGATTCCATCCTGGTTACCGCCGGTTCCATCGCCGCCCCGCTGCTGCCAAACATCGTCATGCCGATCGCGCGCTCCTACCTGCGCGCCACCGTCGGCCACCTGGTGCTGGATGCGGAATCCAAGGCGCTGGACCGCATGCTAGACGACTACCGCGATAAGGGCTTCCAGCTGAACCTCAACCTGCTGGGCGAGGCCGTGCTTGGCGAAGCTGAGGCGCAGCGCCGTCTAGACAACACCCTCGATCTGCTGAAGAACCCTCGGGTGGACTACGTTTCCGTCAAGGCCTCCTCTGTGGTCAGCCAGCTGAATCACTGGGATTTCGAGGGCTCCATCGAACGTCTGAAGGATCGCCTGCGCCCGCTGTACCGACAGGCCATGAAGCGCGACCCACACCCCTTCATCAATCTGGACATGGAGGAGTACAAGGACCTCCACCTGACCATCAAGCTGTTCACCGAGCTATTGGATGAAGAAGAGTTCCAGAGCCTCGAGGCCGGCATTGTGCTGCAGGCATACCTGCCCGACACCTTCGACGCTCTACAGGAGCTGGCGGAGTTCGCCGCGCAGCGTCGCGCCAAGGGCGGCGCGAAGATCAAGGTGCGCCTGGTGAAGGGCGCCAACCTTTCCATGGAGCGCGTGGATTCCGAGGTCCACGACTGGCCACAGGCGCCCTACCTCACAAAGGCAGAGGTGGACGCCAACTACATCCGCCTGCTGGACTGGGTGCTGCAGCCAGAGCACGCAGATAATCTGCGCATCGGCGTGGCTTCGCACAACCTTTACCACCTGGCCCTCGCTCACGAGCTGTCCGTCGTCCGCAATGTCGAGCACCAGCTGGACGTGGAAATGCTGCAGGGTATGTCCCCCGCGCAGTCCGAGGCGGTGCGCGACGTCGCCGGCAACATGATCCTGTACACCCCGGTGGTCAAGAAAGAAGACTTCGACGTGGCCATCAGCTATCTGGTGCGCCGCCTGGAGGAAAACGGTGCGAAGCAGAACTTCCTCTACGCGCTGTTCACGCCAGAGGATGACGAAACCGACGTTACCGGCATGACTCCGATGCAGGGCCAGGAGCTGCGCTTCCGCAACTCCGTGCGCGACCGTTGGGAGACCTTCGCCGGTTCGCGTCGAACCCAGAACCGTTTGAAGGAAGAGGCAGAGAAGAAGGGCTGCCAGTCCGACGGCCTGCCCGGCAACTTCGTCAACGAGCCCGATACCGACCCGACGCTGCCCGCCAACCGCGAGTGGGCGCTCAAGATCGTCGATCCGTCGAGCGATCCTGGCCCCGCCCAGACCCCGGAGGTTACTGACCCTGCGGTTATTGACGCCGCCGTCGCCCGTTGCCGCGAGGCTTCTGCACAGTGGTCGCAGAAGACCGGCGCCGAGCGTGCAGAGCTGCTGGACCAGGCAGCACATGCCCTGGCCAACAACCGTTCGAAGCTGATTTCGGCTGCGGTGTTTGAGGCGGGCAAGACCGTCGCCGAGACCGACCCCGAGGTTTCCGAGGCCATCGACTTCGCCCGCTACTACGCAGAGAGCGCCCGCCAGCTGGACCACGTCCGCGGATCGGTGTTCACCCCGTACAAGTCCGTGGTGGTCACCCCGCCGTGGAACTTCCCCATCGCCATCCCGCTGGGCGGCGTATTCGCGGCCCTGGCTGCCGGCTCCTGTGTGATCATTAAGCCTGCGCCGCAGGTACTGCGCATCGCGGAGGTCTTCATGGAGATTCTGCGCGAGGCTGGCATCTCGGAGGACCTGGTGCAGCTGGTCAACGCCGACGAGGCCGAGGCCGGCAAGCGCCTGGTGAGCCACCCGGATGTCGAGTCCGTGATCCTCACCGGAGCTTCCGAGACCGCGAAACTGTTCCGCGGTTGGAAGCCGCGCATGGTCATTAACGCGGAGACCTCCGGCAAGAACGCGATCATCGTTACCCCGGCAGCTGACCCGGATCTGGCGGTGGCGGATATTTTCAAGTCCGCATATGGCCACGCGGGTCAGAAGTGCTCTGCCGCCTCGCTGATCATCACCGTCGGTTCGATTGGCAAGTCCAAGCGCTTCATCAACCAGCTGGTCGATGCGGTGCGTTCCATGAAGGTCGGCCCGGGCTCCGACATCTCCACGTTCATGAACGGCGTGATCGAAGAGCCGGGCGACAAGCTGCTGCGCGGCCTGACCGAACTGGATAAGGGCGAGAAGTGGCTGGTCAAGCCCCGCAAGCTCAATGATGAGGGAACCCTGTGGTCCCCTGGCCTGCGCGATAACGTGAAGCCGGGCAGCTGGTTCCACACCCACGAATGCTTCGGCCCGGTGGCGGGCATCATGCACGCCGAGACCCTGGACGAAGCCATCGAATGGCAGAACTCCACCGGTTTCGGTCTAACTGGCGGCATTCACACTATCGACGTGGACGAGACCGCCTACTGGCGCGAGCGCGTGGAGGTTGGCAACGCCTACGTGGAACGCGGCATCACCGGCGCTATCGTGCAGCGTCAGTCCTTCGGCGGATGGAAGAACTCCGCTCTGGGTAGCGGCGCGAAGGCCGGTGGCCCGAACTACGTCGCCCAGCAAGGCGTGTGGACCGAGGGCGACTTGAGCGAGCTGGCTGCAGGCACCCTGCCGACGCACATCACGCAGCTGCTGCGCGAGATCCGCGGCCTGGGCTCCCCTGCCCTGTCCAAGGACGATCACGTCTGGCTGCGCCGCGCCGCAGAATCGGATGCCTACGCCATGTCCACCGAGTTTGGCGTGGAGCACGACAAGACGGCCCTGGTCGTGGAGTCCAACGTGTTCCGCTACAAGCCGCTGCTCGAGCCGCTGCGCGTCCGCGTTTCCGAGGGCGCCAACCCGCGCGATCTGCTGCGCCTGAAGCTAGCCTCCGCTGCTACGGGCACGGAACTGGATATCTCCGCCAACCCGGAGGTTGCCCGCGAGTGGGGCGAGCTCGGCGAGCAGATGCGCACTTCCTCCGATCGCGACTTTGCCGAGGAAATCGCCATCGCCCAGTCCGTGCGCGTCCGCTCGCTGGGTGAGGCTCCGGATGAGTTCTACGAGGCCGCTGCGAAGTCCGGCTCCGTGATTCTGGATCAGGATGTACTGCCCGATGGCCGCCGCGAGCTGCTGCCGCTGCTGCTAGAGCAGGCGATCTCCACCACGGAGCACCGCTTCGGCTACATCCACGGCCTCACCCCTTAA
- the ftsE gene encoding cell division ATP-binding protein FtsE has protein sequence MITFENVTKSYLSSGRPALDNITLDIEKGEFVFLIGPSGSGKSTFLQLILREEKLDSGDLHVAGYHVNKIKGRDVPKLRQRIGYVFQDFRLLPKKTVFDNVAFALEVIGKKRAEIQHLVPAALKTVGLDGKENRFPHELSGGEQQRVAIARASVNKPLVLLADEPTGNLDPDTSSEIMMLLNRINQNGTTVVMSTHDDVAVDSMRKRVIELSKGKLVRDDELGMYGVGH, from the coding sequence GTGATCACCTTCGAAAACGTAACCAAGAGCTATTTGTCTTCCGGGCGGCCGGCCCTGGACAACATCACCCTGGACATTGAAAAGGGCGAGTTTGTCTTCCTCATCGGCCCGTCTGGCTCCGGTAAGTCCACGTTTCTGCAGCTCATCCTGCGCGAGGAAAAGCTGGATTCTGGAGACCTGCACGTCGCCGGCTACCACGTGAACAAGATCAAGGGGCGGGATGTGCCGAAGCTGCGCCAGCGTATTGGCTATGTCTTCCAGGACTTCCGCCTGCTGCCGAAGAAGACCGTCTTCGACAACGTTGCCTTCGCTCTCGAGGTTATCGGCAAGAAGCGCGCGGAAATCCAGCACTTGGTGCCTGCGGCATTGAAGACCGTTGGCCTCGACGGAAAGGAAAACCGCTTCCCGCACGAGCTGTCGGGTGGCGAACAACAGCGCGTGGCGATCGCGCGGGCGTCAGTAAATAAGCCTTTGGTCCTGCTGGCGGACGAGCCGACAGGCAACCTGGACCCCGATACTTCATCTGAGATCATGATGCTGCTCAACCGCATTAACCAGAACGGTACGACCGTGGTGATGTCCACCCACGACGATGTGGCGGTGGACTCTATGCGTAAGCGCGTGATCGAGCTGTCGAAGGGCAAGCTTGTCCGCGATGACGAGCTCGGTATGTATGGCGTGGGCCACTAA
- the ftsX gene encoding permease-like cell division protein FtsX yields the protein MKTNFVFREAFSGLRRNMTMTIAMIITTSIALALLATGFLLSAMTERTKDIYFDRIEVMVQLDDKISSSDPTCASPECSEIKQQLEGDEAVKSVTFRNKEQSYERFVELFGESDPQLVEQTEKDALPAAFHVRLADPENSAPIDALRDNPAVTNIVDQGDNLEAAMRNLDSIRNASFIVAAVQAIAAIFLIMNMVQITAYSRRSEISIMRMVGASRWYTQAPFVLEAMMAALIGAVLAVGGMFAAKILVVDRALKAVYDQQLVARVTNSDLWLAAPFVVLVGVVVAAITAQVTLRWYVKN from the coding sequence ATGAAGACCAACTTTGTGTTCCGCGAGGCGTTTTCGGGCCTGCGTCGCAACATGACGATGACGATCGCCATGATCATCACCACCTCCATCGCGCTGGCGCTGCTGGCCACCGGCTTTCTGCTGAGCGCAATGACGGAGAGGACGAAGGACATCTACTTCGACCGCATTGAGGTGATGGTGCAGCTCGACGATAAGATTTCGAGCTCCGACCCAACGTGTGCCTCTCCGGAGTGCTCCGAGATCAAGCAGCAGTTGGAGGGCGACGAGGCGGTGAAGTCCGTGACCTTCCGTAACAAGGAGCAGTCCTACGAGCGCTTTGTGGAGTTGTTCGGCGAGTCCGATCCGCAGCTAGTGGAGCAGACGGAGAAGGATGCGCTGCCCGCCGCCTTCCACGTGCGCCTGGCCGACCCGGAGAACTCCGCGCCCATCGACGCGCTGCGGGACAATCCGGCGGTGACGAACATCGTGGATCAGGGCGACAACCTGGAGGCCGCGATGCGCAACCTGGACTCCATCCGCAACGCCTCCTTTATCGTGGCCGCAGTTCAGGCCATCGCAGCGATCTTCCTGATCATGAACATGGTGCAGATCACCGCGTACTCGCGCCGCAGTGAGATCAGCATCATGCGCATGGTCGGCGCTTCGCGCTGGTACACCCAGGCTCCGTTTGTCCTGGAGGCCATGATGGCCGCCCTGATCGGTGCGGTGCTGGCGGTTGGTGGCATGTTTGCCGCGAAGATCCTGGTGGTAGACCGCGCCCTGAAGGCCGTGTACGACCAGCAGCTGGTGGCGCGCGTGACGAACAGCGACCTGTGGCTGGCCGCGCCGTTTGTGGTGCTGGTCGGCGTGGTCGTGGCAGCTATCACCGCGCAGGTCACCTTGCGCTGGTATGTGAAGAACTAG